caaaaaaccgggagtttgagtttttatgatgcttcaagtcaaaaagttttaacattggacaaaaatgtaaagagaccttttttgtgtaaaataaaattacctttttgtttatttaaactttttttttgtaaaatgtatcgttcgcgacttatatgccgcaacgcgtttttcggaagatgaaatggctcctccacacttccggtcatgcggaaaccggcagattttgtatttttagtaagttttagattatattcttcaaaataaaaaaataaaaatcgcgctcgagaatgccggattaacgtttttttttttacaagttcgcgaccctataactcggcggcgtcaaggacttatcgtcagattagttaaatttagtcttaaaacactaaaatcaacccccaatatcttaatctgacgcgctcgagtatttcagactatcgatttttttttactaatctgatcgtctatcctaggcgcgcgtcactacatatagagctaaatactttacaaggttgttctattaggtctaaggtatctctcatatcttaaactgccacgctcgagtattaccgaaaattcccctattcgcctccctaactactaagactccgctgtctgcccgtctgttaccaggctgtatctcatgaaccgtgatagttagacagttgaaattttcacagataatgtatttctgttgccgctataaaaacaaatactaaaattacggaaccctcggtgggcgagtccgactcgcacatgtccacttttttattttagtgatATATGTTATtggctatattatattatgagttgcctgaaaataaagattttttatcttttcattTCATAGGGTGAATGTGTGGTGAGTTTCAGGATGTTGTGCCGTCAGAAAGTTTCTTCGCACTTCGCATTTCTTTGTATGGGGAtcaaaaagtaagtaaatcaaagtttccgttgtttcctgtaaaattttcCTGAAATTACAGAACTTTTCcaagtttttggaaactttccgagACGTGCAAACTTGTGGATGAAACAAGAAAGAAATAGGTATACAAAACGCATGTAACCGAcgcacataatttatttcatacttaTGTATGTAATCATTAAATAGAATTTCTTACATTAAAAACATTCTTGGGAGACATCATTTGGGCTTCGTTGAGGCACATCACATTTAATATCTTGACAATGGAATTTTATTCAAGGTCTTATATGTACATCAATAACTTCTTATTTTGCTAATCCTCTAACTGCAAAGGACGTTATATCACGTCGACGAGTAACCGTTCCCTGGGTCGTTATTTTCCCATCTAGTTTTAGTGTCAGTAGAatcggaccacgctaagttttcctGGCAGGTGTTACGTCGAGTATCGATGGCGCTAGTTATTGTCACCGCCCAATCGATGCAAACTTAGCGTAGTCGGAGTCTATCACTGATCAAACATTGTGATCAATAAGCAACAAACATGACTTTCtaattattcataataataactaataaaaaaatcaaagctACATAGAGTACAGCAGCATACATGTAAgattttttatagttatattttgGTAATTCTTGCCGTCTATAGACGTCTCAAGAGGCACCACCTTTCGTCGACGTGAAATGACGTCGTTCGCGGTCAAATGTTTAATCGTCTCACCCGTTgccaataaacacaaaaatagcATGTGCGTTTTAGATAACTATAAATTCCTACATTTTGGTTAAAGTGACCAAGcaaactattttaaatattgcttTATTCATGACTTATTAGCGATCTGGTGACAAAATTTTTGCCAAAGCAAAATCGCTCAAACAATGACAAGAATACTGTAGTAGATAGGTACACTTCGCGTAAAGGTCTAATAACTAAAAcctaaataacaatattatatttacctaGGCACgctgaacaaattaaaaaggCAAGTACAGTCAAACAATTTGACTCTGACACAAAAGTATATTAactcatagagaaataagtaagcatagagtgctcactccatacatcagttttcttaccaaaacgcttattactttcgtagtcgacatctagcgtcaagtagcggatttatctgTACTGTTACCTGACAacagatgtcgcggcaaacgaaaagtctaatgctcaacaattttagCCAATATaaccttctgcttgtaatattagttctaaattgctgagcaatacacttttcgtcagtcgcgacacccgTGACATCTATTGTTAAGTAGCGGTACCAATAAATCTGCTACTTGTCGGTAGAAGTCGACTACGAaaaaaataagcgttttggtaagaaaactgatgtagggagtgagcactctattattgattacttatttctctatgaatgaatacatattaattgttaatagtagtttatgttttTCAGTTGTTTGCAATGCAATAAGTAGCtctaaacaaatattttcttatttttgactggtagaaaatgcctttaggcattaagtctgccatttgtaatttttttggatattgtattggaatttttaaataaataaagatcaGCTATTCCATTCTTGGGCCTTCGATTCACACGCTGTCATACCAGGACCCACGGCAGCGTCGGTATCGCTCACGGCCAGAGCGTTAGttcagaggacctaccgcgcaAAACGAAGATCGAAATTTCtcttatcgctcgaatatgcaagagcaatTTTTATTCAAGGTTCGAAGTCAAATTGTTCCACTGTACATACCCGTACATACATGTACTAGGGTACAACCATAGACCACCATTGACGATCAAATTTCTTACAGATGTTGATCGATTTTAACACATTGAGTCATCAGGACGCGTATAACGCCTCAGACGTTTTGCGACGCCTAGGTTCGGGACTCCGCTCAAATTACTATTCGAATGGAatgcaaagagaattaagaagaccaataGTGCTTAAGATCGTTgcgcattagactttttgtttgccgtgacatctattgtcgagtagcagtactgagagttccgctacttgacgctagatgtagactacgaaaataatagtatttttggtaacaaaaccgttgtatggagtgagcactcttggtcttcttaattctctttgttcGAATGTAATGCTTGACCGAGCCTtgacgcattcactgccagcgtgAGCGCcttcgtagccgataacacggTAAACACATATGCAGAGAAAAACGcgtacgaacagagaaccctaCCTGATCACTGGCAGTAAAGGATGGGATTATATTGCTAACAAAATTGATCCGTCTATGGAGGTCTTCAACTTTATAACTAGCATGGCACCTTGACCTATATTGGCTTATACAGGAGGGTGGTGACGTATTTCTTCCGGTACCTATGGGTCGCAGATAGTACCATGACTCCATCTTTGATTGACAGCGCGTATAGATGATTCAACATCACATGGTTTGGTTCGGGTAGGAGAGTTGGTTCACACTGAAAATATAAAGTGTATTTTGAGCTGTCTTCTTGCAAATTGATGGTGCTGGATTTTAATGTACATATATGCTTAAAATGcctataattaaatgtttttaatgatGTTGTTGCTCCCTATAAAAATGGTGAGGTACAGTacggtattaaatatcgatacggacaaagcgccaaaaatatgtatacacgacctcaTTGCCTagatattaaggtagtgtgtacatatttttgtcactttatccgtatcgatatgtaataccttgactgtacctaagtcCAATTTTATGTTTTGATAAATAGCAGCAATATTATTgtaatcaataaatataatatagcaCCATCTATCATGTGATCCTaatcctattatataatctgaattgtacagtgctttggtcttgactgtaatgctgtatgttattatgtttaaaaaaaaatgtctacattTTCTCTCTGGTTGTGTTTCATTCAGGTATAAATAATAAGATTTAAACAAGATATccaaattatattctaataGGTGCAGTAAAAAATAAGGACATCACTACTTACTGACAGTGGTGTATCTTTGTTCAATATGACTTGTAATAGGTGAGGGGGCAATATTGGTGGCCCTGATACCTTCTCCCATGGTTTAGCTTGTGGAATTTCCtgaaaataacaaacaaataaattattatgaaagcaaaaaaaatcaccTCAGTTCCactcaatttttagggttccgtagccaaatggcaaaaaacggaacccttatagattcgtcatgtccgtctgtccgtccgattctgtcacagccacttttttccgaaactataagagctgtactgttcaaacttggtaagtagatgtattctatgaaccgcattaggatgtttacacaaaaatagaaaaaaaacaataaattttgggggttccccatacttagaactgaaactcaaaaaatcttttttcatcaaacccatacgtgtggggtatctatggataggtcttcaaaaattatattgaggtttctaatatcatttttttctaaaatgaatagtttgcgcgagagacacttccaaagtggtaaaatgtgtgtcccccccccccgtaacttctaaaataacagaatgaaaaatctaaaaaaaatatatgatatacattgccatgtaaacttccaccgaaaattggtttgaacgagatctagtaagtagtttttttttaatacgtcatgaaattaaaaaaaaaattttttttttcatcatacccatacgtgtggggtatctatggataggtcttcaaaaatgatattaatgtttctaatatcatttttttctaaactgaatagtttgcgcgagagaaccttccaaagtgaaaaaaagtgtgtccccccccctgtaacttctaaaataacagaatgaaaaatctaaaaaaaatatatgatatacattgccatgtaaacttccaccgaaaattggtttgaacgagatctagtaagtagtttttttttaatacgtcatgaaattaaaaaaaaaatttttttttcatcatacccatacgtgtggggtatctatggataggtcttcaaaaatgatattatgtttctaatatcatttttttctaaactgaatagtttgcgcgagagaaccttccaaagtgaaaaaaagtgtgtccccccccctgtaacttctaaaataacagaatgaaaaatctaaaaaaaatatatgatatacattaccatgcaaacttccaccgaaaattgttttgaacgagatctagtgagtagttttttttttaatacgtcataaaattttaaaaaaaattttttcatcaaacatatacgtgtaaggtatctatggataggtcttcaaaaatgatagttaggttcctaatatcatttttttctaaactgaatagtttgcgcgagagacacttccaaagtggtaaaatgtgtgtccaaagtggtaaaatgttgaacaagatctagtaagaagatttttttttaatacgtcttaaattgtacggaacccttcatgcgcgagtccgactcgcacttggccgcttttttatttttaacgcattgtttattaattttatttatttaagcctttatttttccttaaatactttttatgacaagttttaacagtataatttttctattttaagGACCCCTGTcgggtataggcctcctccatatATTTCCACCTTTCTCGGTCTTAGGCTTGATTAGCCAGTTTTGTCCAGCTGTGGCTATAATATCTTTGGACCATCTTGTTGTGGGTTGTGTTTACGCATTGTGTTTACTGACAAAAATCATaaactttttaaagattttttacgtTCTTGCGAATAAACATAGGTAACTTATTAATTATTCTCATATTTATGGTATACTTTTATCACCTAGCTTATAGCTTTATTACTACTGAATAATACAGCACATTGGCGCCCCTTAGCCGTAATGCTGTAAGTAAATGTGTATTTATCAAATAAGTTATCAATCCACAAATATTTACAACAGTACAGATGTGCAATCTCATAGGAAAATAAGGAAACTGTCATTTGGAAACTGAAAATTTCGATCTCcgtacaaaaatatgtaaagaTTCCAACATTGTCAATgtggaaatttcgcaaattTGGAAACTTTTCAATAGACTAtttcctcgcgcgtatgctcgctttATGTGGACCCGCTTAATGGCACATCGGTAGTTAAAAGACGCACAGAGACGAGTtcatacacaaaataaaatcaagatAATGATCAGTTTGAGTTCATtgttaacataaaacaatttTCACTCCATTCACTCAGTGTAATTCCTCAAATAAATATTCTACTCCTCATAACCTTGAAAAGGCCCAAAAATCtatagattattattatacatgttattttcactatacatataataattatgtactttaCATAGGTTTTATTTGACAGCGAAAATAGCTTAAGAGATTCTGATTCAATGGTAttaagaatatttgtattgtattagaAAATAGATTGAAGGCTACcgcatttaattttgccgcTCTAGTATAGACGGAGGTCttttaaaatgtcaaatgcatagaatTATTGGGTTGCAAGCTTTTTTATTGcgaattttcactccttattcataattgtggtaaatcttcaattcaataaaaatgtgAGTGGTTTTAAAAACGTGCCAagaaaatatatgcaaaattaattatattaaaatacctctgtgtatattgcaaaattaattaaattaaaatacctcTGTGTATATTAGAgcatattgaatttaaaaataagcaTAATAGAATTTTGAGATCCGTTTTCTGGacgtaggttcagaaaacggatgTAGATGTAGATCTACAGTGGTGTCAACTGGTGCTTACAAAACCAGTAGCCCTCATTGAATTAGTTTAATattgaacaaaacaaaagcaactttGTGCCATTTAATTATGATTCAAATTTCATTGAGGTAATATACAATGTTAGAGGTTGTTGGTTAGTTTTTCTTCCTGGGTTTTCTCCAAGTCAACAACACAATGTTGTATTTTGCGTAAAACTGGGGTCTTTGAGCAAGTTctactgtattaaaaaaaaaacaagtatttacctgTGAATACTCAGTCTGGGCGCTACTGTGTACTCCTTCACTGTCCTTAGCCAGAGCTTGGAACACCTCAAAGTCTGACAACTTCACCTTCACCAAGTTATTCTTAGATCCCATACCATTGTCAACTAATTTCTGAAAACACAAAATgaactataaaattaattattcctCTGAGTATTgctcagtacctgggcgaccgagctttgctcggttataagtttataactatttattgtaatatggtggtgtataggtgataatcttaactacatttttttactaaattaaacttgtctaaaacaataaaaattatatataaacttgaacattaaaaaaaaacaaaagttagtcaccgggcgagattcgaacccgtaacactcgtttagcagtccgcgtccgCAACaatggccggcaacacgaaattagcgaccatattctgcgtcgaaagaaaaacgcatgaaaactcgaaaacacgcgttttcccaaacataaaactaatctagatagattgaatacccccaaaaacccccatataccaaatttcagcgaaatcgttagagccgtttccgagatcacagaaatatatatacatatatatatacaagaattgcttgtttaaaggtataagattgtAGAGGGTTGTCTGTCCTGGGGCCAAGGTCAAGACGATAATTGTATGCCaaacaaaattgaaaaatttatCCCAATGAAATGACATGACAGACACAAGGAAAAGTCATGTGacttccatacattatttaagttttattgagCATTTAAATCATTGACTAGGCCCCCTATTGAAAAATTACATATCAGTGATTCAACAGTGCATGTCAAATATATTTGTTAAGCAAGGCTAAGCTAATTAGGCCTTTGTACTTCCCTTCAATAAAAATAGATGTCCATGTATCCAGTGgttattaattataatgatatCATTAACTGTAATTACTTAGACTGTGAAGTAAATTGCATGAGATCTCGCATATTGAATTCTATTTAGGTTGGTAATGAATATTTTTCAACTCCTGATCACCGAGTAAATTTTCATCACGTATAGAGCAAAGCAATTAATATATATGGTTGGACAACTTTCAATTTCAAAGCCTTTTATTATCGAACATcggttaataatatttaatataatatttatttatggatcagagtgttgggccctaaaagtgaggatgaaaagagattgcatgtagcagaaatgagaatgttaagatggatgtgtggtgttACAAGAATGGATAGAATAAGGAaagagtatataagaggaagtctgaaagttgcacccataatagaaaaagtaagagtgaatcgcctagcgtggtatgggcatgtgatgcggagggatgaaagtcatgtgacaagaaaggtattacgaatgaatgtggagggatggaacggcagaggaaaacctaggaaacggtggatagattgtgtgagagatgacatgagacgaacgcgagtgaacgatgagatgacgggtgacagaaagatatggaaggaaaagacatgctgcgccaactccaaatgaatgggataagggcaagcaaatgatgatgatgataatatttatttatgtgtttgcAACAACTGTCGGCTCAATGTGTCCTTTTGACACTAAGGTTAGACACCTATTGGTGTTTTATTGAACTGAACTTTAtttactacaaataaataaacaacatcATATTATAGTATAGCTCACCACTGTAGGGTCATTGCGCCACTCCCCATCCACAAAATACTTGTACTGATGTTCCCCTTCTGGGAGGTCTATTATGGTCACAAAATCTCCGTGACTCTTGACCATAGGAATTGTCTTCCAGTCAGTAAATGTTCCACTAATGAAAACCTACAAGTAAGCGTCATTATACTTTTAGATCTTAAAGACAATGTAGAAACACGTATGTGTGTACTAAATTTTGATCTAAAAAATACCTGTTTACCACCACCTTCCCATCTAAACACAGTGGGCAACACTTTCGATTCATCCGTAGATTTACTTCCTTCAGTCAATGTGTTCGATCGTTCACGCATAACACCGAATTCTTCCTCGCTCTCAGGCACGGCCTTGGTATAATAAGGAGCCCCATCCTCAATGTTATTGTCGTCATCTCTTCCACTGCGATCGTCGTCTACCTTTTTGTCAAACGTAAAAGCCTCGCCCTCTTTGGTTGGGGAAGAAGGACCAGCGCCTGTTGGTTTGGCTGCAGCATCTTTATGCCATTCCTTGGGATGATTACTACCTGCGTTTCCCattttgtatataaatagttaCCCAAATAAAACCTCACATTTGAAGGAAATAAGAAATTTTAGTGCACTAAAAGCAAAAATGTCATTGTCAATCAAAATAACAGTCCGATTTCTACTTGCTACTTTATCAGATAAATATTTGTCAAGAAAAAATTATGTAGgattgtatgtaaataatatagccaattctttatgttcaattatatatatatttccctacataaaataaaataatctttatttatgtattaaaaagGGGATTTTTCATGATTTCACTAACGATCTAAGAATCAAATGTACGATTTGGACCTATCCTTTTTTTTAAGCTATTTAAGTTAATACTTTAGACGTCTGAATGTTATATACCTTAAACAGTTATTGCAGAAAATCTTTTCTGTTTCCAGTAGGTCTTTCCTTGTCTTCTCTTGCAAAATATAGAACGCTTAAAAGGGATGCAAGATAAAATTTGACAGAAGGATATTTTTTGATCCTGTCGAATTTGATTCAACTTCAATTTGGTCGCTAACGAGAGTATTTGTAGGAATGGGCGCtcaaaaatcaattttatttggTGATAACCATTATCTAATCAACATTTCTCCAAGCAGTCTACTAGCAGTACTAGCATTTTATTGACTGTGACGAGAGAAGTCAAGACGGACTGACGTTATCGGTTTTCGTCATAATTCATAATACGCACGCTCGTCCTCCAATTTGTACGGATGATCAAATgttaatcaatttaaataagTTACGCGGATAATAACTGCACAAAGTATTCAAACTCGATTAATTATATGCAAATTCATTCATTAAATCGATTGTTTAAATTGGTTCTTCATGCCGTGAAAATAACATCGTAGTGGTCGCGCAAAATATTCTAATGGAAATTagctattaaaaagtttttgaaaCTTAATTATAATGAGTGATGAAAAACAACCGCTACTTACGGGGCCCAGTATTGCTCTTGAGCATGCAGAGGTGCAGAGGGAAGCCGTGGAGTTGTCCAGTGATGCAATTATACCGATCAAAGATGACAAACCGAAGTCTGACTACTGCCCGGCCTCGGAGAGGCACCTGGAGCACCCGACCTCCAATTTCGACACGATGATTCATTTGCTGAAAGGGAATATTGGCACCGGAATTCTGGCTATGCCTGATGCCTTCAAAAATGCGGGCTTATTGTTTGGTAAGTCtctatttacattatatttaaattctagGCACAGGCCACctcataaacaataaaaattaagtatagGTTTTTGTTGTTAAGTTTTTGGTTGCAGTTTTGTTATGAAATATAAgtttaggaaaaatattgtttccactataaatatcatttattaattatggcAGTAAATACAGTCCAACCGAAGTTTTGGTTTTGCATTGAGTTTTGGCAAGTTTCAgcatacaaataatattttggctAAAGATTTGGTTTGGGCTGAAAGTAGAGCAAAACCGAACCTTTGGTTTCAGTAACGGCAAAAAATTTGGTTTCGGTTGGACACTAGTCTAGTAGTACTAACACCTTGTTTTGGAAATATTTGCctctattttcttttattaattaattactatcTCTCAAATATTCACttctcaaattttttttacctgttcctgATGTAACTATCTAGGTATGAAAttgcttttataaataaataattatcatatatattatacgcgtataattttgtatttaaacaAATCGACTAAACAActgatttattaatttaaatgtcaaattcgccattaaaattaataaaaagtagGGAACATGGCCCACGACATACCCCAACGGAAAAAGCTGAAGGAGCCCTTTGCCAAGCGGACACTGAGTTAAGAGACATTGTCTAACTTAGAATAAAAGAGCTTAATAGATAATATATAGATAGGGGACATCATACACATATCAAcatagccccaaactaagcaaagcttgtactgtgGGTACTAGGTAAcaacatacatacttaattaaaacaagcTTAACATTGCAACATATATTATgatataaacaattatatatgtaagtatatgtcaCAGTGAACTGGATAGCCAACCTATTTATCTATCCCTGAGACCCTGACTAGTTATTAAACCTACTCTCAATTTATCATTAATATTATCATCGGTGAACAAATAGCAAGCATGCTCacgtaatataaatatttacgcaGTTCATGTTACATTGTAAATTTACTCATATTTATTGACATAGTTCTATATtcaccgttttttttatttatttagtattatttatttttttataattccaaggaaacaaatacacacagttgtaaattttacttatacttataattttttgtattttcttttaaacGGCTTAAACAATTGTGTGTAATTATGAGTACACacaattgtttttattagaGAATTTAAAGATTTCTGTAGTTTATAGATACCTAGACTTGCTATTAACGTTTGCCAAGGAGACTTTTTATCCCTGCAGCAAACACTTCATATTGATCCATTGTAGATAAAAGATAAGTACAGTACAACCACTTCTTGCCTCAATAAtgtttagttagttagttcaaaatttacatatgtatcaTTCATTCAATATGATAAGTGggaccaatatttttttaatattaagtacctactagttcatattaaaaaaatagtggtTCCTTTGTCGCACACGACTTGACTTACGTTGCGATGTCTGCGTCAGTACAGACCGTAGTCTAAGGGCACTAAGGCCGCGGATTGGAcgcaggcggcgcgcggcgcgacAAGCGTCAAATCAAGGCCATTCATACATTGCACTCGACCAAATGTAAGAACGGCTttgatttgccgctcgccgcgccgcgcgccgcttgcgtccTGTCCGCAGCCTAAATTAACCCGTGACGCGAGCCGCATAGCGAGACAGTCAAGGGGACACAAAAAACCGgccatgtgcgagtcggactcgcacaggaagggtttcgtaccgttatctataaaaacggtcacccatccaagtactgaccccgcccaacgttgcttaacttcggtgattggatgagatgagaacctcgagattggaaagaaatatttatattattctgtttttagtatttgttgttatagcggcaacagaaatacataatctgtagaaatttcaactggctaactaacACGGTTCATGATaaacagcctggtgacagacggacggacggacgaacggacagcggagtctcagtaatagggtcccgtttgaccctttgggtacagaaccctaaaaagtaccttTCATTAAGAAAACCCGTACATTTTCACCTCTATATTGCAAAGTTtgcacaaaaatatttttattttacaaagagTGGCGCAGCATACAAGAACCCTTATTTGAACTGAACCTTCATTTCCTTCTTCCTTTATTAGCAAAGTATGTAATCCTCTTCATAAGAACTTCCTTATTTCGATAAAGGAGCTTTAACTAGAGCAGTTCGCGTTGGCTAACCGTCGCAAAgtaaatagtaggtatttatgtaaACCGTGTTTAAGACGTAAGGAGACGAAGTCACGtgaccgtttctccatacaaccgtagtccccattttcctctctggaaattaacattatagatacagtttggatttttttagttttcataaATCTAGCTAGCAGCTATTTATATGATAAGCTATATCAGCAGTGTAGGTTgctatacatcaaattgtgtaaaaacgtTTTCCATAATGACATTATCTAGGGAGAAAAATAAGGGCgccgtttgtatgaagaagctatcgtccactatcctcttaagcTAACCAGAAACCCATTCACAGGCGTATTCGGCACGCTGTTCATGGGCGCGGTATGCACGCATTGCATGCACATGTTAGTGCGGTGCTCGCACGAGCTATGCATCAGGAACCAGCGGCCGGCTCTCAGCTTCTCCGAGGTTGTTGAAGACGCCTTCACGTCCGGGCCGGTGCCGTTGAGGCCGTACGCTAAGAAAATGAAGTAAGTTGACATACAGTACCGTATACGTATTGCGTACTCGTAGAGTGCCTCTCGCCGACACGTTCGGCAAAAAACCAACCCAATCGGAGAAGGGCGAGATGAGACGAGTAAGAGCGAGACAAGAACGGAGCAGTGTGAATGTG
The nucleotide sequence above comes from Cydia pomonella isolate Wapato2018A chromosome 2, ilCydPomo1, whole genome shotgun sequence. Encoded proteins:
- the LOC133515325 gene encoding 5'-AMP-activated protein kinase subunit beta-2 codes for the protein MGNAGSNHPKEWHKDAAAKPTGAGPSSPTKEGEAFTFDKKVDDDRSGRDDDNNIEDGAPYYTKAVPESEEEFGVMRERSNTLTEGSKSTDESKVLPTVFRWEGGGKQVFISGTFTDWKTIPMVKSHGDFVTIIDLPEGEHQYKYFVDGEWRNDPTVKLVDNGMGSKNNLVKVKLSDFEVFQALAKDSEGVHSSAQTEYSQEIPQAKPWEKVSGPPILPPHLLQVILNKDTPLSCEPTLLPEPNHVMLNHLYALSIKDGVMVLSATHRYRKKYVTTLLYKPI